GCTGTTTCATTGTTAAGCTTATCAATTTTCTCAACATCATTGTGTTCAGCAGCAATCGAATGCCTGTTTATGTAGAATGGTACCAATTCTTCCCTGACTTCATCTGGGATTTTGGATAGCTTTCTTGTTTCTGTATTCATTATCACCCATGTGCTGAATTGAGATAGTTAATAATAGGAGTTAAGTACTACCAAGAGAAGGTAACAATCGTTCATTAGCGCTTTAACATAGACATGCTAAACCTTGTTGCTTTTGTTATGATCTCTTTGGTGTTGTAGTCTCGAATTATCCAGTCCCTGCGCATACCATTCTTCCCGGTTGCATCCACCCATGTATCGATCTCGATAACGTCTCCCCTGTCACAATGAATTGTCCAAAAAAGCATGTTCAAATGATAAAACCGTAAGGAATTAACTTAGGAAGTCCGCTGTAGAGTATTTGAACATGTTGAAACAATTCAGACCTTGTTCAAGTTCGCGCATTTACGAAGTTTTCTATTATGATCTTTCCTTGAAACATGATTTAAGATGCGTTTGGGACTACAAGAAGATAACATACCAGCAGCTGTATCGCTGTACTTGAACGTGAATGCGAGTGACTACCCAAATAAGTTTCCTGAGGCTCATCTCTCGGGTAGCTCCGAAGCCATTTCCAGCTAGTCCTGAGCTTGTCACATGGTTCAGTGCAGTTTCCTACAGTGATTAATGGAATCCAATCACTAGTTTGATACATGAATCATTCATTCGAACTTCATTAATCAGCACTTAAATATAATGTCATTGATGAAAAACTTTTCAAGAAAGTGCTTTTCTCGTTTGACAATTGGTTGAGCCCATTTTATCGAGCTTAGGCTGCAgaattatgaaaagaaaagaaaaaagaatatccTGGGTGTTAATTTAGCAGGTCAATGCTTGGATGCCGTGAATTCCAAGTgcattatagaaaacaaatgcTGGAATTGAAAAGGAATGTTGCACAGATTATCTAGGATCTTTGCTGGAAAAATGTAAATCCATGACCTCAATAGGATAAGAAATTAGCCAACTAACCTGAAGgagattcattaatgtttccaTTGTGGCGGTTTTGTCAGGTCCAATCTCATAAGATCTGATACTGAACGTCTGCCTATAAATAAGCCTATCCTCCACAAACCTCCCGAGCAAGTATGTGTGAGGTTCAGCAACATTGCTATGGATTGCCAACCCACCGGCAGTGGTATTGCTTATGTAAGGAGATGGAGTCTCCCTCACATGAATCCCGTTCACCTTTCTTCCATCTGTAATGTCCAGGCTTGGAGGTGTTAGGATACTgacatgcaaacccgacaagacaaaaggctaaaatgagaaatgagacacacaagaatttacgtggttcacccaattaggctacgtccacgggcaagtatagaaggattttactaagtaatgtgggaattacaacctctctcaaataataggagaacaactaagaatctctctattactaggagaaaacacctcacttactctctcacaaatacctcacaaatttgtgggattattttccctcttcactctcctcttcctctcttgtttctctcttatggtgtgtttacaatgcttggatgcattgcctatttataggcaaacatCCATACAAATACAAGGGGTAGGCAGTGGCACAAGTTTGGCACAAGTTTGGTGCCTACAATTTGTGACTAAGGAAGGATGGCttcaccaccattgttgactcccaccattgttgacttAGGTGGTTGGTTTCACATTGGTTGGTTTCACATTCTCCCACTTGAAGACTTTGATGATTGAATCAAGTCTTCACACTTCATCATTTgtgattcttctatcctttcAATACTTGCCATCTTCATGCTGCTTACGTTTCTGCTAGGCCACAAGAGGATCTGCACCATATATACTTATCAGTGTTGACTGGTTTGGTTAAAGCATCTGCTGGGTTTTCCTTTGTGTGAACCTTCTGAAAATCCACACTTCCATCTTCCACCACttcgcgaacaaagtgatactgaacatctatatgttttgttcttgaatgaaacgctggattccttgcaatatgcaaggcactctgactatcacaatacaaaagaatCTTCTCTTGTTTGTGCCCGAGCTCCTCCATAAGTTTCTTCATCCATATTGCTTCCTTACAAGCTTGTGTAGCTGCCATAATACTCAGCTTCTGTTGTGGATAACGCTACAACAGTCTGAAGTTTAGAGACCCAGCTCACAGCTCCTCCTGCAATTATGAACACATAGCCtgtagtggattttcttttctcaaggtcaCCAGCAAAATCTGAGTCAACATAACCTTTGATAGTAAATTCTGATCCTCCATAACATAATGCGGCATCTGAGGTACCCTTGATGTATCTCAAGATCCTCTTAATAGTATTCCAATGCTCTCTACCAGGATTTGCCATGTATCGACTAGTTGCTCCCACTGCTTGTGCAATGTCTGGCCTTGTACATATCATGGCAAACATTAAACTTCCCACTGCTGATGCATACGGTACTCGAGACATCTCCATCCTCTCTGCTTCATTGCTAGGAGACATACTTgaggataatttgaagttaacagGAAGTGGGGTGGAAATTGGCTTACAATCTTGCATGTTGAAGCGTCGCAAGatcttctttaaataattcttctgagaaagccaaatcttcctcttacttctgtctcggtgaatttgcatccctagaatcttgtttgctggtcccaagtccttcatatcaaactccctagccaactgtgccttcaattcttggactcgatctttgttggggcctattaccaaacatgtcatccacgtacaacaacagaatgatgaaaacatcattttcttcaaacctcttgtaatacgtacaatggtctgaactaagtctgttgtacccaaggctaattatgaaggaatcaaatctcttgtaccaacacctcggcgcctgtttgagaccgtatagagatttgttcaacctgcaaaccaagttctccttgcctgtttcagcaaaaccctctggttggagcatataaatttcttcttcaagttctccatgaagaaatgcagttttcacatctaactgctctaagtgaagatcaaatatagcacacattgccaagactactctgattgtagtaagtcgtaccaccggaga
The genomic region above belongs to Populus alba chromosome 12, ASM523922v2, whole genome shotgun sequence and contains:
- the LOC118044656 gene encoding palmitoyl-acyl carrier protein thioesterase, chloroplastic; the encoded protein is MCLCSLNDHLAMASMATKGAAGLYFPGDLHKVEKKNNVTVLAMAKAGFPCSWHMITPKKRSFYAKASAGNPPSLDITDGRKVNGIHVRETPSPYISNTTAGGLAIHSNVAEPHTYLLGRFVEDRLIYRQTFSIRSYEIGPDKTATMETLMNLLQETALNHVTSSGLAGNGFGATREMSLRKLIWVVTRIHVQVQRYSCWGDVIEIDTWVDATGKNGMRRDWIIRDYNTKEIITKATSTWVIMNTETRKLSKIPDEVREELVPFYINRHSIAAEHNDVEKIDKLNNETAGRIRSGLAPRWSDMDANQHVNNVKYIGWILESVPMHVLEHYNMTSMTLEYRRECRQSNLLESLTSTSEDSNSGSSDRKAGMEYTHLLRMEADKAEIVRARTEWKSKLKHK